One stretch of Roseiconus lacunae DNA includes these proteins:
- the nth gene encoding endonuclease III, with translation MLKKERAARVLERLEELYPETPIPLDHADPFTLLVAVVLSAQCTDKKVNEITPELFRQAPTAKAMWKLGEQQILEIIRPLGLSKQKAKSLARLSEIIETEHNGRVPETFEALELLPGVGHKTASVVMSQAFGHPAFPVDTHIHRLAQRWGLTNGKNVSQTEADLKKLFPETSWNKLHLQIIFYGREHCTARGCDGTRCAICRELYPNRKRPVETKKA, from the coding sequence ATGCTTAAGAAAGAACGTGCCGCTCGAGTTCTCGAGCGGCTCGAAGAACTTTATCCGGAAACGCCGATCCCACTTGATCACGCCGATCCATTCACGCTGCTCGTGGCCGTCGTGCTCAGTGCACAGTGCACCGATAAAAAGGTCAACGAAATCACGCCGGAACTCTTCCGGCAAGCGCCCACCGCAAAAGCGATGTGGAAACTTGGCGAACAGCAAATCCTGGAGATCATTCGTCCGCTGGGGCTTTCCAAACAAAAAGCGAAAAGCCTGGCCCGCCTATCCGAGATCATCGAGACCGAACACAATGGCCGCGTCCCGGAAACGTTCGAGGCGCTCGAATTACTGCCAGGCGTTGGCCACAAAACGGCCAGTGTCGTGATGAGCCAAGCGTTCGGTCACCCGGCATTTCCGGTCGACACACACATCCATCGACTCGCACAGCGTTGGGGCCTGACTAATGGAAAGAATGTCTCCCAAACCGAAGCCGATTTGAAGAAACTGTTCCCCGAAACGTCATGGAATAAACTTCATTTGCAAATCATCTTCTATGGCCGCGAGCACTGTACGGCACGAGGATGTGATGGCACGCGATGTGCGATTTGTCGCGAACTGTACCCCAATCGCAAACGGCCGGTCGAAACGAAAAAGGCCTAG
- the ruvB gene encoding Holliday junction branch migration DNA helicase RuvB, whose product MAREAVYQQSDPRDPGDQDATPEKLGGSSAKSMDTPDPPDTPDGSDGLNPSPDENDGKLRPTRLDEMVGQRDVIERLKIAIGAAMRRSEPLGHVLFDGPPGLGKTTFATVIPAEMGTTIQMANGAGLSAPKDLLPYLTNVSSHSVLFIDEIHRVPKAVEEYLYTAMEDYRIDIVLGEGVNARTLNFELQPFTLIGATTRAGMLSAPLRDRFQIREHLGWYSENQLTDLVLRNAKKLSIEVEQAAAAEIARRSRSTPRLANNRLHWVRDYAQVRAKGIVTIGVARDALDMIGIDRLGLDKQDRNYLETLIRVFAGGPSGLEAIAHTMNVSSDTLEDEVEPFLLRSELIVRTRRGRIATTKAFEHLKMQPPLNS is encoded by the coding sequence ATGGCTCGCGAGGCAGTCTACCAACAATCGGATCCCCGAGACCCCGGTGACCAGGACGCAACCCCCGAAAAACTGGGTGGCTCGTCCGCAAAATCGATGGATACCCCCGATCCCCCCGACACGCCGGATGGTTCCGATGGGCTGAACCCTTCGCCGGACGAGAACGACGGCAAATTACGGCCGACGCGTCTGGACGAAATGGTCGGACAACGCGACGTCATCGAACGATTGAAAATCGCCATCGGAGCCGCGATGCGTCGCAGCGAACCACTCGGTCACGTGCTTTTTGACGGACCGCCGGGGTTGGGCAAAACGACATTTGCGACGGTCATCCCCGCAGAGATGGGAACGACGATCCAAATGGCAAACGGCGCCGGGTTAAGCGCCCCCAAAGACCTGCTGCCCTACCTAACCAATGTTTCCTCGCATAGCGTGTTGTTCATTGACGAGATCCACCGCGTCCCCAAGGCCGTTGAAGAATACCTTTACACGGCGATGGAAGACTACCGGATCGATATCGTCCTCGGCGAAGGCGTCAACGCAAGAACTCTGAATTTCGAACTGCAACCGTTCACACTGATCGGCGCGACAACCCGCGCAGGGATGTTGAGCGCACCGCTTCGTGATCGATTCCAAATCCGCGAACACCTGGGCTGGTACTCCGAAAACCAGCTCACCGATCTGGTGCTTCGTAATGCCAAGAAGCTTTCGATCGAAGTCGAGCAAGCCGCCGCGGCCGAAATCGCGCGACGTTCGCGGAGCACTCCGCGACTGGCCAACAACCGTTTGCATTGGGTTCGAGATTATGCCCAAGTCCGCGCCAAAGGGATTGTCACCATCGGCGTCGCTAGAGACGCGTTGGACATGATCGGCATCGATCGTTTGGGGCTCGACAAACAGGACCGAAACTACCTGGAAACCTTGATCCGTGTGTTCGCCGGCGGACCGAGCGGATTAGAAGCAATCGCGCACACCATGAACGTCAGCAGCGATACCCTGGAAGACGAAGTCGAACCGTTTTTGTTGCGAAGCGAATTGATCGTCCGAACGCGAAGGGGACGTATCGCGACGACCAAAGCGTTTGAACATTTGAAAATGCAACCGCCGCTGAACTCGTAA
- a CDS encoding sigma-70 family RNA polymerase sigma factor → MSESSANSAPIDVSDPAIIAKYEPYLRMLARTRMRQAYQAKIGASDMVQQAMMQAVAGFDGFRGGTEAELMAWLRKILAHHLCHLDRDLHRDKRDIRREQSMEQKLTASSMRLEGLLAGSDQTPSQNVVLGESVVQISQAIARLPDPQADAVRLHYLEGMKLSEVADELGKSTGAIAGLLHRGMKALRKQLGE, encoded by the coding sequence ATGAGCGAATCTTCAGCGAATTCAGCCCCCATCGACGTCTCGGATCCTGCGATCATCGCCAAGTACGAACCCTACTTGAGAATGTTGGCACGCACACGGATGCGGCAAGCCTATCAGGCGAAGATCGGTGCATCGGACATGGTTCAGCAAGCGATGATGCAAGCAGTCGCCGGATTCGATGGTTTTCGCGGCGGCACCGAAGCCGAGTTAATGGCGTGGCTGCGAAAGATTCTGGCGCATCACCTTTGCCACCTCGATCGTGACCTGCATCGTGACAAACGTGACATCCGACGAGAGCAGTCGATGGAGCAGAAACTGACTGCGTCCTCGATGCGTCTGGAAGGCCTGCTCGCCGGCAGTGACCAAACGCCCAGTCAAAACGTAGTGCTCGGCGAGAGCGTGGTGCAAATCAGTCAAGCGATCGCACGGTTGCCAGACCCCCAAGCGGACGCGGTGCGTTTGCATTACCTCGAAGGGATGAAGTTGAGTGAAGTCGCCGACGAGTTAGGCAAATCCACTGGCGCGATCGCCGGCCTCCTGCACCGAGGCATGAAGGCGCTCCGCAAACAACTCGGCGAGTGA